The following proteins are co-located in the Oenanthe melanoleuca isolate GR-GAL-2019-014 chromosome 4, OMel1.0, whole genome shotgun sequence genome:
- the DCUN1D4 gene encoding DCN1-like protein 4 isoform X3 — protein MPPRKKRRPAAGDDLSAKKSRHDGMYRKYDSTRIKAEEEEVFSSKRCLEWFYEYAGTDDVVGPEGMEKFCEDIGVEPENVVMLVLAWKLDAQNMGYFTLQEWLKGMTSLQCDTTEKLRNSLDYLRSLLNEPTNFKLIYRYAFDFAREKDQRSLDINTAKCMLGLLLGKAWSLFPVFHQFLEQSKYKVINKDQWCNVLEFSRTINLDLSNYDEDGAWPVLLDEFVEWYKGKQMT, from the exons tatgtaCAGAAAATACGATTCAACTAGaataaaagcagaggaagaagaagtATTTTCGAGTAAGAGATGCTTAGAATGGTTCTATGAATATGCAG GCACAGATGACGTTGTAGGGCCAGAAGGTATGGAGAAATTTTGTGAAGACATTGGAGTAGAACCAGAAAAT gtAGTTATGCTTGTGCTAGCATGGAAGTTGGATGCACAAAACATGGGCTACTTTACATTACAAGAATGGTTAAAAGGAATGACATCACTACA gtGTGATACTACAGAAAAATTGAGAAATTCTCTGGATTACTTGAGATCTTTATTAAATGAGCCTACCAATTTTAAACTTATTTATAGATATGCCTTTGACTTTGCACGG GAAAAGGACCAGCGCAGCCTAGATATCAATACTGCCAAGTGTATGTTGGGCCTCCTTTTAGGAAAAGCATGGTCCCTTTTTCCAGTCTTTCATCAGTTTCTAGAG CAATCAAAATACAAAGTTATCAATAAGGACCAGTGGTGTAATGTTCTTGAATTCAGCAGAACAATTAACCTTGACCTCAGTAACTATGATGAAGATGGAGCCT GGCCAGTGTTGTTGGATGAGTTTGTGGAATGGtataaaggaaaacagatgaCATAG
- the DCUN1D4 gene encoding DCN1-like protein 4 isoform X4, with translation MYRKYDSTRIKAEEEEVFSSKRCLEWFYEYAGTDDVVGPEGMEKFCEDIGVEPENVVMLVLAWKLDAQNMGYFTLQEWLKGMTSLQCDTTEKLRNSLDYLRSLLNEPTNFKLIYRYAFDFAREKDQRSLDINTAKCMLGLLLGKAWSLFPVFHQFLEQSKYKVINKDQWCNVLEFSRTINLDLSNYDEDGAWPVLLDEFVEWYKGKQMT, from the exons atgtaCAGAAAATACGATTCAACTAGaataaaagcagaggaagaagaagtATTTTCGAGTAAGAGATGCTTAGAATGGTTCTATGAATATGCAG GCACAGATGACGTTGTAGGGCCAGAAGGTATGGAGAAATTTTGTGAAGACATTGGAGTAGAACCAGAAAAT gtAGTTATGCTTGTGCTAGCATGGAAGTTGGATGCACAAAACATGGGCTACTTTACATTACAAGAATGGTTAAAAGGAATGACATCACTACA gtGTGATACTACAGAAAAATTGAGAAATTCTCTGGATTACTTGAGATCTTTATTAAATGAGCCTACCAATTTTAAACTTATTTATAGATATGCCTTTGACTTTGCACGG GAAAAGGACCAGCGCAGCCTAGATATCAATACTGCCAAGTGTATGTTGGGCCTCCTTTTAGGAAAAGCATGGTCCCTTTTTCCAGTCTTTCATCAGTTTCTAGAG CAATCAAAATACAAAGTTATCAATAAGGACCAGTGGTGTAATGTTCTTGAATTCAGCAGAACAATTAACCTTGACCTCAGTAACTATGATGAAGATGGAGCCT GGCCAGTGTTGTTGGATGAGTTTGTGGAATGGtataaaggaaaacagatgaCATAG